In Cucurbita pepo subsp. pepo cultivar mu-cu-16 chromosome LG10, ASM280686v2, whole genome shotgun sequence, the DNA window TTGGAACACCAGTCCCCAACAACTTCACCGGAAATTCAACCCTAGTAGCCGTGACACCAAAGTGTCAATTCGGTGATCTAATATCTCAACCATTGAGCTACGCCGCAGGAAAGATTCGAGAAGGAACTTGGAAAATCACGGACGAGTACGCGAGGTCGGCGCTCGACTTCCTAGCAAGTCAAGAGGACATCAGCTGGGTCAGAACCTCGTACCACACAAAAGTTAAGGTTGAAGCTCCATTTTGGGGCAACCCCAATTTGTCTTTGGGAAGTTGGATGTCGCTGCCGTTGTATGAGGCGGACTTCGGCTGGGGGAAGCCGTGTTATGTGGGGCCGGCGACATTGAATGCCGACGGGAAGTCGTTCATCATGCCGGCGCCGGACAACGACGGTGGGTTGATTATAGCTATACGGCTGCAGAAGAAGCACATGGATGATTTCAAGAGACACTTTTATGAAGATCTGTGATTTGAATCAATTGGGAGATTTTATTGTCGCGTGTCGTTGTGTTTGaggttgttttttgttttgtttttgtttgagagtttatttttaattattgatcattaatatattaataccAGTGTTTTAAAAGTGTCACTTTTTTTCATCACAaggatatgatattgtctcttagaactcgtttctgttagaagaacacgactctccacaatgatatgatattgtccactttgagtataagctctccagaatataccaatggagatatatgccttcgaggaggcttgacttcttttattttggagtcatttgttggacatttgaggatttaccaatcatgattaggatttttatttattttagattttatgctgagattttatttttcctcctAAAAGAGATATTATACTAGCATTTATTATAGCTAGGAGGGTGCACGATTTTTTATCAGGAAATTACTGGAAAAGTCATAaacatcttttatatttttatattcaacttttttccttctttgtaAACGACTTTTGCTCACCAaacttttttggattttcgaGGGTGTCTGAGATGGAAAGTCTATTATCGCTAGGAGAGTGCACGATTTTTTACCAGGAAATTACTGCCTCGATGGAAAAGTCATAAAcaccttttatatttttatattcaacttttttccttatttgtaAACGACTTTTGCTCACCAAactttttttggattttcgaGGGTGTCTAAGACGGAAAATCGAGAGGGTTAACCAGAAAAAACGTGCGGGGTGTTTCACTGGGTTTTTCTTCGGTGAGTGGCCGGAGGAAGAATCGACTGAAGCTATCGGTGTTGAATACCGTTGCGAGTCTGTCGGAATAGGTGAAGGGTGTCGTCGCATCGTCGGAATCGGGGTTGTGACGTCGTCGTCGGCGGCGCAGCAATGATTAAGGTTTTCGCGAGAtttcgggtaaggaagacgaaggAAATGGGTCGGGTTTCACTTTTGGTCTCTGAACCAACCCACGGAACGAACGCGGGCCTGGTGCGTTTTGGCCCAACACGGACGCGCGCTGCGGCCTTGGTCTCGGCTCCACACGCGTGCTCTCGGCTCGGCTTGTCGTGTACGGCGGCTCGGCTCCGTCAAAACCCACGGCTCGACAGCTCGGCTTGGTGACTCAGTATctctataatatatcgattccaaggtTTTCGACCCTTCCGAAGCCGTTTCTGTCCTTAGTTTTACCATCCGAGGTTAGTATGGTTCCTAAACGTTAAAGACAGATTAGGTCGgggttttattttgataaatagcatgaggtttagctaggatatgttatgaaaggttctaagtttttatgtggttatcataggACGTATTTAACCGCTGGAATTAGctcgttgtgagtgacttcaaccaagaccatcgaggtaagtgaccttactgttggagttagtttactacgtgttgtatgatggtgcatgTCGTGTGGtccctgcatgcaccatgttttattatgtgatattgtgatatgactatatgatgtatgaattatgtgacTGTTTATGCTATGAAACGTAATGGgttatgttgactgttgactgtttatgtttTGTAaagttatgaatgatatgttaGTAATGTATGCCATGAAAATGTTAATCGATGTCATGGATACACGTAGTATTATTGAGTTATGTCATGAGTTGTTTATGCAACTGGAATGTACTTTCATGATATGTAATATGCCATATAATGTACTTTCATGATATGTAATATGCCATATAATGTACGTCATGTGagatgccatgtaatgtaaggAACGTATATGCGATGTTAGCAATACTTATGTAATGTcatgttagatatgttaaaggacctcatgcatatatgtatgtcacgtgcatcgaaattcttcccctttatgatacgaaagaatgaattacgatatttatgctcgccatgatatcatgcgggcccttttctgttctgtggtgtCCGGCGACGTGTAATACATTGTGCCCGACCAAGCTAGGCCCAGGAGGTATGTATATGAGCCtgcctggtgggtccatgtacgCATATATGAGccatgtgtgaaggagtaccacacatccaaccctacccggaatagaaaagcgcccaaggctatgaaaagttaggtcccgctcatatgttgcatgtgtttgcattcctaaccccaacagtggggcgacttactgagtatttcataaaatactcaagccacgtgctaccacatttttcaggtaaaagcaAAGTGtcaatgtacggttgacggcgaAGATGAggacaccatggaagttggagatGAGATATTTTTAGAAGTTTACATTTATTggactgttttaagttatagcATTGAGTATTGCTCtatttagggcatgactctgataccatgttaaaagaatatgactttccacaatgatatgatattgttcggtttgagcataagctctcttgtctttgatttgggctttccaaaaaggtctcgtaccaatgaagaaaGTATTCTTTCactataaactcatgattattctctaaattagctgatgtggaactttcatcattcaaccGTTTCCCTAAACTTTGGCTATCTTTGTACATATGTTGTGTATTCCAGTGCATCTTCTTGGCTTGATCGGATCGTTCGCGACTTGTTTCCTCCAGGATCGTCCCAATCTTTTTGATCACCTTCGTGCAGCATCGATGTTCCATGGGGTCATCTTCGTCTCACCCTTGACCTATAATACAAGTTGTCTGTACAATGATGCCTTACctttagatgaaaaaaaaaatagcacgtagctgagtatttaaaaataccgAGCGAGTAGTTCCAGTGTTGGGtcaagaaatgaaatataagCAATCATGGTGGGACCTATGTTTTCTTATAGACTCTACTTTCTGGTCCAAGCACGGGATGTGTAGACTAAATACTTgaaccaaaattttgaagaaacctTACGTGCATGCGTGCTAGATTTTATAGGAAATTGAGACTCTAAATTACATTTAATGGAGTTTGCCTACAAACAACAGCTttcatgaaaaatgatatggcaCCGCTCTAAGCTTAAAGACAACTATCGATATGATACCCTTCGAGGCCTTATACGAAAAATGGTGCAGGTCCCCCGATGTGCTATGATCAGAAAGGTGAACGGGAACTATTGGGACCAAAGTTAATATAAGCTACCAATGAAACCATGCAAAAGACACAAGGTGAGGATGTGCACGACTCAAAATAGACAGAAGAGTTACGTTGACGTGAGGCGTAGGAACCTGGAATTCAAGGTAGGTGACACGGGATTCTTGAAATTGGCTCCGATGAAAGGTGTCCTAAGATTtggatgaaaggaaaaattgaaccCATGTTTCATCGGACCCTTCGACATACTACATCAAATCAGACAGTAGCGTACATACTAGCCCTACCACCATCCCTCTCTATGATGCATGACAAACTCCACGTGTCCATACTCCGAAAGAACCTGACCGACTCGATGCATATGATAAATTACGAGTCTCTACAAATAGACGAGAGAGataaataaagattttaaCCGTGATGTGAAGGTTCTACgttctaaataaatatacaaagtAAAACCTCAATTTCTaggaaattttttactttggGCTGAATTTGAATTGGACTCAGGTAGGTCTTTGGGCCTTCGGCCCATGGTTAAAATTTCATGGTTTACCGTGATGCAACGAATCAacccaaatttatttttaaataaaaaaaaaaatacttttattttcgATAAAATTATacagatatatttattttatttttatttaatttggaaaataattttttataatatattctaaaaataaataaatagataaaagtTAGTTAACGGCTAATtaaccgctagtagatattgtcttcgtGAGGTTTTTTGAAACAGTGTTAGATAAAAGTTTTCATACcataatgtttcgttttcctctacaaccgacgtgagatctcacattttgaagaaaatgactCGTGTTACGTGCTTGTTGGTAGGTTTTAGAAACCAGAAAGTGAAGAGAAGATGAGAGAGCAACCGAACAAATCGAGTTCAATTCACATAATTCgagttaaatttttatatttgaaaatttcgGGGTCGAAAATTTTCATTCGAGGGTTTAGTTTTTGGGTTATTGTAAAAAATAGCCCATAAATCtttacatatatttaaaaagtatgaacaaaattaaatgtaaaattacGATTATACCCTCACTCATAAATATCGATTGAAAAGCGaccaaaattgatttttcagTTGGATCGCTTGAAATTCATCAATTTTAGCCGAAAATCATTGGAATCAACCGagattcaaatatatatatatatatatatatatatatatatatatttatttatttatttatttatttatttatttatttatttattttgtaaggTTGAATTTTcgttaaattgaaatttttgattGGTTGGTGGGTTGACTTTTTTTGTCAGGTCAATCAAACTAACCTAAAAATACCATACTTTTAAGAttgttatgaaaattaagactAATAAGGGTTGATATTAATAATACGTTGTGACCggtgaatatttgatatttacattttataagatttaattattaatataacatatataCAACTAAACTCAACTCAAACTGTTTGGGTTGAGTCGGGTCTcaggttgtgaactctattcgagtTGTTCGAGTCACTAGACCATTTGggttgtttgatattttattttttaatgtttgtttTAGTTCCACGGaccatatattaaaaaaaaataataataataacaaattttattcCTATTTCATAAGGTAATTATCTTTTATCCTaagattaaacatttaattaatttattatcttttatccATACCAAATAAGTCAACGGATAAACGATAACTACTTTCAGTCGCGTTGACTTCCGATATCCTCggtcaagattttaaaatctcaacCGAACCGGACCGGAATTTGAACCCGAAATGGAAACCCGAACCGGaaacccaaataaataaataaaaacccttatttttctttctcaataaAGGTGAACTTCTTCCCTCCCTTTGGGATTCGTTTGGAGGCGCCACAAACccttcgtcttcttcacctTTCTCTGTAATTCCATCCCAAAAACCTCCAATAATTCTCCATCCATGGCTGCCGATCCCGCTCAGCTTCATCAACTCGCCGTACTTCTGGGTTCCGATCGCACCCActtcgaaaccctaatttcccATCTCATGTCCGCTTCCAATGAACAGCGTTCACAAGCCGAGTCCCTCTTCAACCTCTGCAAACAAACCCACCCAGATGCGCTTGCTCTCAAACTCGCCGATCTTTTTCACCCTTCTGCTCACCCTGAGGCACGCACCATGTCTGCCATTCTCCTCCGTCGTCAACTCATTCGCGATGATTCTTATCTCTGGCCTCGTCTTTCACCTTCCACTCAATCTACGCTTAAATCTGTATTGCTTTCTTCACTTCAGACGGAGGAATCTAAATCTATTTCCAAGAAGTTGTGTGATACTATTGCAGAGCTTGCTTCTGGGATTTTgcccgaagggggatggaaTGAATTGATGCCGTTTATTTTTCAATGTGTTACTTCTGATAATTCTAAGTTGCAGGAATCTGCGTTGTTGATTTTTGCGCAGTTGGCTCAGTATATTGGAGAAACCCTAGTTCCGCATTTGGATACGCTTCACTCTGTGTTTTCGCAGTGTTTGGGTTCGTCTAAGACTGGCGATGTGAGGATTGCGGCTTTGGGTGCTGCGATCAATTTTATTCAATGTTTATCCAGTGCTTCTGATAGGGACAAGTTTCAGAATCTATTACCCTTGATGATGCAGACATTGACTGAGGCTTTGAATTCAGGCCAAGAAGCCACTGCCAAAGACGCGCTTGAGTTGTTGATTGAATTGGCAGGGACTGAGCCCAGATTCTTGAGGAGGCAATTGGTTGATGTGGTTGGTTCCATGTTGCAGATTGCTGAGGCGGATTCCCTTGAAGAATCCACTAGACATTTAGCAATTGAGTTCGTTATAACGCTTGCTGAGGCTCGAGAGCGAGCTCCTGGAATGATGAGGAAGTTGCCGCAGTTTATAAGTAGATTGTTTGGGATACTCATGAATATGTTGTTGGATATCGAGGACGATCCTGCTTGGCATACTGCAGATTCCGAGGACGAGGATGCAGGCGAGACTGATAATTATGGGTTCGGGCAAGAGTGTTTGGATAGGCTTTCTATTTCATTGGGTGGAAATTCTATTGTTCCTGTTGCCTCTGATCTGTTTCCAGTCTTCCTGGCTGCACCTGAATGGCAGAAGCACCATGCTGCACTTATTGCAATGTCACAAATTGCAGAGGGTTGCTCAAAGGTTTTAGCCCttgctttgaattttcatcttttcctTTGCTTTACCTTTTAAATTTCCTGAAGTTTGCATTTATTATACTAGCTTTATTTCATTGTTATATGTTAAAGGCATTGTGGATCAATTCAGTTTCTTACACATGAGGACtaaatgttatattattgTATCTATCTAGCATCATCTGGGCTATTATTTGTTGTTGATTCCTTACAATCTGGTGATCTTAGagctttgtttgtttgtctttCTACTAGGTGCATTGGTTTGTCATTCTAACCACATAGTTCTCTCTATTTGTGCAGGTAATGATAAAGAATCTCGAGCAAGTACTCTCTATGGTTTTGAATTCATTCCAACATCCGCATCCACGTGTACGATGGGCAGCCATTAATGCGATTGGCCAGTTGTCTACTGATCTTGGCCCAGATTTGCAGGCTAAATTTCACCATCTAGTTGTGCCTGCTCTAGCTGGAGCTATGGATGATTTTCAAAATCCACGAGTACAGGTTTGTATACTCTATCCTTATGAAATTGCTGCAGCCGGTTAGTCATTTGTTCTACAAATGTTTTATCTTTTGTTGTTCTATGTGGTCAGATAACATTTTCTTATGTTGAAACTTGTCACCACTAGATGATAAGCTACattccgtttttttttttatgaagtcCATTGGCAAATTGATCTTTTTAACCAGGTTAAGCGATGGATATATGCGATGTTTTGTTCCTATGGCTGTTTCGTTTTACTTGAATAAGCAGTCCCTCAATGGgatttttcttgcttttttcttttgaaaacaGTGCACAGTATATTACTTTTCCTCTGAGGTAACATTGCTCTATTTGTCTCTCTTTAATCTTACAGGCACATGCTGCCTCAGCAGTCCTCAATTTCAGTGAAAATTGCACCCCAGATATTTTGACGCCTTACCTAGATGGAATAGTGAGCAAACTCCTTGTACTACTGCAGGTATTCTACTAATGGAGGAAGCTTAGCTTCAATTTATAAGATCCAACATTTCACTACTTGTTCCTTCAAATAAATCATTTGATtgaaatttccttttcctgCTTCTGATAAatgttatttgtttgtttttgagGTATAATGGTAAAAGCAACTACAGTTGCTTTTGTTGCAAATATGGTGCGATTTTAgtatttcatgtatttttttgttaatgtgCCAATAATTTGTCTGCATCTCAGAATGGAAAGCAGATGGTTCAGGAGGGTGCTTTGACAGCTCTTGCATCTGTTGCTGATTCTTCTCAGGTTTGTTTACTCttaatctttaaatattttatcgtTCTTTTGTTGTGGGTATGTCAAGCTTTATTTTTTGCATGGACAGGAGCACTTCCAGAAGTATTATGATGCTGTAATGCCTTACTTAAAAGCTATTCTTGTAAATGCAAGTGACAAATCCAATCGTATGCTTCGTGCCAAATCCATGGAGTGTATCAGTTTGGTTGGCATGGCTGTTGGAAAAGACAAGTTTAAGGATGATGCCAAGCAGGTTATTTTCGATAATATTTATCCATTGTTTGCTTACTCTATTTAGCCTTATGTTATCTTAAGTGAATTTTGTTATCGTGAATGTTGTTGTTGTGTCTTTTAAATCAAATGGCTGTTCCAATCAATGTTTCTGCATACACTAGTAGTTTCCATTCTTGGTCTCCATAGTGGACTTGAACATTTATCATCTATGCCATTTTGAAGGTCATGGATGTTTTGTTGTCACTACAAGGGTCTCCAATGGAAGCAGATGATCCTACAACCAGCTACATGTTGCAAGTATACCTTTTATCTCTAATTCGATTTGTTGTAtgaatttggtttaaatttattggtccaaaaagaagaaaaataattgctTACCTCTTTTGCAGGCATGGGCTAGACTCTGCAAATGCCTGGGGCAGGATTTTCTTCCTTACATGAGTGTTGTGATGCCACCTTTGCTTCAATCTGCTCAACTGAAGCCTGATGTGACGATCACATCTGCTGACTCAGATGCTGATATTGATGACGATGATGATAGGTTCagtttttaactttttgtttaGGTTTTAATACGaagaaatcaatttaaattctaGTGAGTGGTACCCTGCAGTATTCATCCATGTTTTAGGAtccttttttctcttatttattttttttaaaaatggaatacATCCAAGACATTGTGGAAGCATACTTGTTATCTTATGTTAACTAGCATGTTTAATGTAATGTCATATTTTGTGctacttttcttttgggtgTGTTCAAATTTTCACCAGTTTTCAGTTAGTTCTTTGATCAAggtgtttttttataaaaaaaaataaaagtttattgTCTTTATTTCAGCATTGAAACAATAACTCTCGGTGACAAAAGGATTGGCATCAAGACTAGTGTTTTGGAGGAAAAAGCCACTGCTTGCAACATGCTATGTTGCTATGCTGATGAACTAAAAGAAGGATTTTTTGTCTGGATTGATCAGGTTGCTTTAATGAATTACACTTTCGATCTTCTAATGTAGCCTGTTGTTTACTGCTGTACTAATGATTCTTCTATATTACATAGGTTGCTCCCACTCTAGTTCCactccttaaattttatttccatgAAGAAGTTAGAAGGGCTGCTGTTTCAGGTaggtattttgttttttttcttctgtatgCATTTGTTCTACTTCAAATTCATTGGAagagttttatttaaattacctTCTTTACACTTgttgattattatttaaaaagccATGCCGGAGCTCCTGCGATCAGCAAAATTGGCTGTTGAGAAAGGGCAATCTCAAGGTCGTGATGAATCCTACGTAAAGCAGCTGTCAGATTATATTGTACCAGCTTTGGTGGAGGCATTACACAAGGTTcttatttattagatttgtTCCTGCAGGGATAGATCTTTATACTTTCAAATTGAAATCCACCTTTTGTTATTTAGTGCTCTTATGTACTCGAGAGTGAGGAATGCTAAgttatgatgttttttttttccgcaAATGGTTTACAGGAGCCTGAGGTGGAGATATGTGCCAGTATGTTGGATGCATTGAATGAATGCATACAGGTTAGTATGATGAAGTTGAGATGTATATCTTCATCGCTAAACAAATATAGTTGTCAAAT includes these proteins:
- the LOC111803651 gene encoding importin-5-like encodes the protein MAADPAQLHQLAVLLGSDRTHFETLISHLMSASNEQRSQAESLFNLCKQTHPDALALKLADLFHPSAHPEARTMSAILLRRQLIRDDSYLWPRLSPSTQSTLKSVLLSSLQTEESKSISKKLCDTIAELASGILPEGGWNELMPFIFQCVTSDNSKLQESALLIFAQLAQYIGETLVPHLDTLHSVFSQCLGSSKTGDVRIAALGAAINFIQCLSSASDRDKFQNLLPLMMQTLTEALNSGQEATAKDALELLIELAGTEPRFLRRQLVDVVGSMLQIAEADSLEESTRHLAIEFVITLAEARERAPGMMRKLPQFISRLFGILMNMLLDIEDDPAWHTADSEDEDAGETDNYGFGQECLDRLSISLGGNSIVPVASDLFPVFLAAPEWQKHHAALIAMSQIAEGCSKVMIKNLEQVLSMVLNSFQHPHPRVRWAAINAIGQLSTDLGPDLQAKFHHLVVPALAGAMDDFQNPRVQAHAASAVLNFSENCTPDILTPYLDGIVSKLLVLLQNGKQMVQEGALTALASVADSSQEHFQKYYDAVMPYLKAILVNASDKSNRMLRAKSMECISLVGMAVGKDKFKDDAKQVMDVLLSLQGSPMEADDPTTSYMLQAWARLCKCLGQDFLPYMSVVMPPLLQSAQLKPDVTITSADSDADIDDDDDSIETITLGDKRIGIKTSVLEEKATACNMLCCYADELKEGFFVWIDQVAPTLVPLLKFYFHEEVRRAAVSAMPELLRSAKLAVEKGQSQGRDESYVKQLSDYIVPALVEALHKEPEVEICASMLDALNECIQISGPLLDESQVRCVVDEIKHVITASSSRKHERMERTKAEDFDADERELLDEENDLEEEVFDQVGDCLGTLIKTFKASFLPMFDELSSYLTPMWGKDRTAEERRIAICIFDDLVEHCREAALRYYDTYLPFLLEACNDENPDVRQAAVYGIGVCAEFGGSVFKPLVQEALSRLDVVIRHPNAQHSENIMAYDNAVSALGKICQFHRDSINGSQLVPAWLGCLPIKGDLIEAKIVHDQLCSMVERSDKELLGPNNQYLPKIVSIFAEVLCAGKDLATEQTASRMVNLLRQLQQTLPPSTLASTWSSLQPQQQLALQSILSS